A single window of Rhizobium sp. CCGE531 DNA harbors:
- a CDS encoding ProQ/FINO family protein, with amino-acid sequence MEEPWTTDREPIIATELDVKKAAAINALLLRPIAILPIKAGELIRPFALGLWNEIRPLLKPDVPVMSLRRATSAFLHSKRYYHACAQPDSMRHDLAGNPVEPLSTEDRLAAQQRLIALRQTQTKTSSHRDEPNPPPPVLSKAELIRASLLGVSKRPDRVAR; translated from the coding sequence ATGGAAGAACCCTGGACGACCGATCGCGAGCCGATCATTGCGACCGAGCTCGATGTCAAGAAGGCGGCGGCGATCAATGCGCTCTTGCTTCGCCCTATCGCCATTCTGCCCATCAAAGCCGGAGAGCTGATCCGTCCTTTCGCGCTCGGTCTCTGGAATGAAATCCGCCCTCTACTGAAGCCCGACGTGCCGGTCATGTCGCTTCGCCGCGCCACCAGCGCATTTCTTCATTCCAAGCGATATTACCATGCCTGCGCGCAGCCGGACTCAATGCGGCACGATCTGGCCGGCAATCCGGTTGAGCCGCTTTCGACCGAAGACAGGCTTGCGGCACAGCAGCGCCTGATCGCGCTCCGCCAGACGCAGACCAAGACCAGCTCTCATCGCGACGAACCAAATCCGCCGCCGCCCGTATTGAGCAAGGCAGAGCTAATTCGGGCATCCCTTCTCGGCGTCAGCAAGCGCCCGGATCGCGTCGCGCGTTGA
- the repA gene encoding plasmid partitioning protein RepA, whose translation MQPSLVLQDDQEHLPTLLATDAQELSYQLQQHQAKLFPPQSQKTMRMFSPAEAAAFIGIGEGYLRQIAAEGHGPDPLANGRRLYTAEDMDRIRKVLDERNGTPKYVPWRRGAEKLQIISVMNFKGGSGKTTTAAHLAQYLALRGYRVLAIDLDPQASLSALFGHQPEIDVGENETLYGAIRYEGPRPITDIVRSTYTPNLHLIPGNLELMEFEHETPRAMAAGKAETMFFARIGEVLTGIESYYDVVVIDCPPQLGFLTMSALCAATSILITVHPQMLDVMSMSQFLTMTSELMSVVERAGGRTSYDWMRYLVTRFEPNDGPQSQMTGFMKAIFGNRMLHNAMVKSTAVADAGVTKQTLYEVERAQFTRGTYDRALDSLNLVNGEIETHIRLTWGRK comes from the coding sequence ATGCAGCCGAGTCTCGTGCTCCAAGACGATCAAGAGCATCTTCCAACGCTTCTGGCGACAGATGCGCAAGAGCTGTCTTACCAGCTCCAGCAACATCAGGCAAAGCTCTTTCCGCCTCAGTCACAGAAAACGATGCGGATGTTTTCGCCGGCTGAAGCCGCCGCATTTATCGGCATCGGAGAAGGCTATCTCCGCCAGATCGCAGCCGAAGGCCATGGGCCGGACCCGCTCGCCAACGGGCGGCGGCTTTACACGGCCGAGGATATGGATCGAATTCGCAAGGTTCTCGACGAACGAAACGGAACGCCGAAATATGTGCCTTGGCGCCGAGGGGCTGAAAAGCTGCAGATCATCTCGGTGATGAATTTCAAGGGAGGTTCCGGCAAGACCACCACCGCAGCCCACCTCGCGCAATATCTGGCGTTGAGGGGCTACCGCGTACTTGCCATCGATCTCGATCCACAAGCATCTCTATCCGCATTGTTCGGGCACCAGCCCGAGATCGACGTCGGTGAAAACGAAACGCTTTACGGCGCCATCCGCTATGAGGGCCCTCGCCCGATCACCGATATCGTCCGTTCGACCTATACGCCGAACCTGCATCTGATCCCCGGAAATCTCGAGCTCATGGAATTCGAGCACGAGACGCCGCGCGCAATGGCGGCGGGCAAGGCCGAGACGATGTTCTTTGCCCGCATCGGCGAGGTCCTGACCGGGATCGAGAGTTACTACGATGTGGTGGTCATCGATTGCCCGCCGCAACTTGGCTTTCTGACGATGTCGGCGCTCTGCGCCGCGACATCGATCCTCATCACGGTGCATCCGCAGATGCTCGACGTTATGTCCATGTCGCAGTTTCTGACGATGACCAGCGAACTCATGTCCGTTGTCGAAAGGGCAGGGGGACGCACCAGTTATGACTGGATGCGTTACCTCGTCACGCGCTTCGAGCCCAATGACGGACCGCAAAGCCAGATGACCGGTTTCATGAAGGCGATCTTCGGCAACCGCATGCTCCACAACGCGATGGTCAAGTCGACAGCTGTCGCCGATGCCGGCGTCACCAAGCAGACCCTCTACGAGGTAGAGCGTGCCCAATTCACCAGGGGCACCTACGACCGCGCTCTGGATTCGCTCAATCTCGTCAACGGCGAGATCGAGACGCATATCCGCCTAACCTGGGGAAGGAAATAA
- the repB gene encoding plasmid partitioning protein RepB, which yields MARKNLLEISAPNTSRSETPVAKDHRPIAGFLPQARGSGPVGGITRTLGNITEKIERASDLERQLAEGQTVVDIDPELVDGSFVTDRLEIDPVELGQLVEQIREHGQQVPILVRPHPDARGRFQVAYGHRRLAATKELGIKVRAVVRQLTDDQLVVSQGQENNARTNLSYIERALFALRLEQRDFGRDVIMAALGVDKAALSKMLIVTRQVPLALISAIGPAPEIGRRRWLELGERLESVASEPIITELSADNYRQLSSDERFQQAMVLAIGKPASAKAAATPSSIAGVPVTFKRTPARATFVFDSKAAPGFDQFVQERLQSLFNEFQEEKET from the coding sequence ATGGCGCGCAAAAACCTCCTTGAAATCTCAGCGCCGAATACAAGCCGTTCGGAGACGCCGGTTGCAAAAGACCATCGTCCGATCGCCGGTTTCCTGCCGCAGGCAAGAGGCTCCGGGCCGGTGGGCGGTATCACCAGGACGCTCGGAAATATCACGGAGAAGATAGAGCGGGCCAGCGATCTCGAACGGCAGTTGGCGGAAGGCCAGACGGTCGTCGATATTGATCCCGAGCTTGTCGACGGGTCGTTCGTTACCGATCGCCTCGAAATAGATCCGGTCGAGCTTGGTCAGCTCGTCGAGCAGATACGCGAACATGGCCAGCAAGTGCCGATCCTGGTGCGCCCGCATCCGGATGCCCGCGGGCGCTTTCAGGTCGCCTACGGCCATCGTCGACTGGCGGCGACAAAAGAGCTCGGCATCAAGGTGCGCGCCGTCGTGCGCCAGCTCACCGACGACCAGCTGGTGGTCAGCCAGGGCCAGGAGAACAATGCCCGCACGAACCTATCCTATATCGAGCGTGCGCTGTTCGCGTTGCGCCTCGAGCAGCGCGATTTCGGTCGCGATGTCATCATGGCGGCACTCGGCGTGGACAAGGCTGCTCTCTCGAAAATGCTCATCGTCACCAGACAAGTGCCTCTCGCTCTCATCAGCGCGATCGGCCCCGCCCCCGAGATCGGCCGCAGGCGCTGGCTGGAGCTGGGAGAACGTCTCGAGAGCGTCGCCTCGGAACCGATCATCACGGAGTTGTCCGCGGACAACTATCGTCAACTGTCCAGTGACGAACGTTTCCAGCAGGCAATGGTTCTTGCAATCGGCAAACCTGCATCCGCCAAGGCAGCCGCTACGCCCTCTTCGATAGCCGGTGTTCCGGTGACGTTTAAGCGAACGCCGGCGCGCGCGACCTTTGTTTTCGATAGCAAGGCCGCGCCCGGTTTCGATCAGTTCGTGCAGGAGAGACTGCAATCTCTCTTCAACGAGTTTCAGGAAGAAAAGGAAACGTAA